Part of the Streptomyces sp. NBC_00457 genome, CCCGACGAAACGTCTGCCGGAACAACTGCTCCAGCCGCTCACTGGATTCATCCGCATCCATAGCCAAGCAATGTCCGGCATCACTCGGTCGCTTACCAACCGGCGGCGACACTCTTCTTCTGTGGTCAGAACGGGCAGGTGTCCATCCAGCGCGTGACCAGGGATGTGTTGTTCTTGTCGGCGTCACGTGCGGGACCGCACAGGAACGGGCTGAAGCGGGTGTCGGCGCGCAGCCAGTGACTGAGGAACGACACGATCCACTTGCCCTGCTTGGCCTTGTTGCCGGAGCCCGTCATCGGGCACAGATGGTCGCCGGGAACTTCGATGTAGAGCTTCTCGGCCTGCGACATGGAGTTGTACCAGGGCACGGCGTAGTCGTCGCCGTGGGCGACAGGGTCGCTCTGACAGGTCAGGAAGAACGTGGGCTCGGTGACCGCGGAGAAGTTCTGGTTCGGGTAGTACGGGGCCGTGGGCACGCCCGCCCGGAAGCGCGCGTCGTCGCGGAGGGCCGCCATGACACCCCCGCCGCCCATCGAGTGACCGACCGCCCCGAGCGTGCCGTTGACCTTCCCGGATACCGGGTTACCGGTGGCGTTGCCGAGCGCGAGCAACTGGGTGCCGGCGGCGGTGATCTGGCGGCCGCGCGATGCGGGATCGTCGGTGAGTGTGGTGGTGCCGACGTTGATGACGACGAAGCCCCAGGAAGCGAGGCGGGGTGCGAGCCACTCCAGGTTCTGCTGCGTGCCCTGATAGCCCGGCATCAGTA contains:
- a CDS encoding poly(ethylene terephthalate) hydrolase family protein — protein: MALTLLSAAAPPAAAADLLSQGKPATSSSSENASTPASAAVDGNTRTRWSSTFSDPQWLSIDLGATATISQVALRWEAAHARAFQIQTSDNGTTWTTIYSTTAGNGGVQTLDVNGSGRYVRFHGTQRGTAYGYSLWEFQVYGSGGGTPGNGIPDPTTASLEATDGPLTTAAYTVPNPSGYGSGTVTYPTTGGSYPGVVLMPGYQGTQQNLEWLAPRLASWGFVVINVGTTTLTDDPASRGRQITAAGTQLLALGNATGNPVSGKVNGTLGAVGHSMGGGGVMAALRDDARFRAGVPTAPYYPNQNFSAVTEPTFFLTCQSDPVAHGDDYAVPWYNSMSQAEKLYIEVPGDHLCPMTGSGNKAKQGKWIVSFLSHWLRADTRFSPFLCGPARDADKNNTSLVTRWMDTCPF